Within the Nicotiana tabacum cultivar K326 chromosome 11, ASM71507v2, whole genome shotgun sequence genome, the region TGCGATCATTTACTTTAAAGAAAATACATATCAAGCCAATATATAGTAGTTatgaaattcttcaaacttacaaGGTCTTACATCCTTATCTTCATGCAAAACCTTAATCTCTTCCAACTCATATGTTATTACTTCGGCGAATCCTAAcgttaaagtacgggatgtaacaaacCTAAcgtaattttgctattttttaaaatctaatatatagtcttattacGTTTTATCTAGCTTTTCGTTAActtgtaactttatttaatatcattatcaactactATTCTTTATTATAACATAGATAAATATATAGTTtttttatcataaaataaatatttattttgttttaaaaatatttcttgaaaattttaaattttactaatatttttaagtattgtatattcacgttattttattttgtaaacttatgatttataaatattctcacattatccctaattttttttttattcaatattttcagtttttaattttatctattaGGCTCGAGTTACGTAGACTTATCCATATTATGACATTTCTTAccataatataaaaaaatttctcatctcaaatttaattagttttaccctttttttctatgataaaaaatctgaatttttatttttttctctatttagtctttatttttgtaatatattattcaattcctaatattattacattatcatgtgaatttttattagcttgtttgaatttaatatctatttctaccaaactcattctaatataatatagataaaaatagctttttcatctcaaattcaaataatttttatcattttattttctgaattggaccgcattttcaaaaatatatgttatgctttcaaacttaaactaactgcactcaattcaaatattaatcacacaaaaatatttttcttaattttttaaacacattatatctaaatattATAGTAATATTTATGTATAGAATATTTGTTTGCCCGATTTATCAGTATTAATATGAgtttattattcttgttattacaatattttttattgattatttaattttctcCTACCTGATAAATAATTTGTATAATTTATGTAATATCTTATTTGCTGCTTgaatgtatttaatttttaaattcaataaatatgTAATATCTTAAGAAAAtttggttttattttatatttaacttactccaaaatataaatagtcataggttatctcaattcacttatttctatattttttattttttttattatattttttaattaattttttacctccatatttctagctaatatagaaaaaaatctatgagtagatcaatatatataaatatagatatagatatagatatagatacaaatataaatataaatataaatattgtctaagatctatttagattatgtataagatccATTAAACTACTtgcattaattatgtttccatttgaatttcaaatttttaatgttgtcttaaaattgccaaatgGCTTCATTTTAGATTGCCACTTGGTTTAACCACATGCTTCACtattctccttttaatataactagtattaGGACTCGCGTGATGCGCGTAcacaaatatcaaattataatttGAGTTATTGGAATTATCTTGAAATTTAAAACTTCCAGATAACATGTTTCTTCCAAATTCGAATAAGTCTTATCCCTCTACATTTTCACCCAAAACGACTCTTTCTTTAATCTTTGCTTCTAGTTATTGCATTATCtattacttaattatgttataTTCATGTAATCTTTTATTAACTTAccaattgacttgatatcttgcTTATTGCCCTTTTGataaacatatataaatataaatttttttattcctaaaagctaatttatttttgttcttttatccTCTTAATTACTTGGAACACTTTTttcatttaaatctttcaataatatttttgagtattatttaattatttaatttcctttatacttaattaattcaaagtataaatattctcacactatctctattttcctctttatACATCCTCTTCCCtactatgaatttttaattagttttttacattaatattttaccaataaacaaaatatataatatcacattttattttaagttataactttgaattagtttaaaatattaatagataagttttttcttattatattttaaatctatTAAATTTTCTTATAATTGTTTTTTGTATCACGTgtaattaaattttctttctcttttaacgTTAGGATACAAATTAGACTTTAATTTTCGTTCATAAAATTAACCACATgagatatttattttgtatttccttagttttaatttgttatccaatttttagttttttatctaataaaattttaattttgtagtcCTATCCATAGTTTGAGCGTTTTCACCAAAATTTTAATCTAAATCTCAAGTTCAAATCGTCTTTCCCTTCTATatctaatattaaatatttttaaatttttgattaTTGCTATTAAGTTACCTAAtatgtagtattttattttcttatgtgGCTTTCATTAACATGCCTCTTCATTTAATATCATAATCTATTTATATcctttaatattattatataaatcGATGTAtgattttttaatattgaaaaaaatatttattttatttaaaattaatactGAAAATTATTAAATAGTTTAAAttcattaataatttttttaagcattatatatttactttatttttaaaactaattctTAGTATAAATAACCTCGCATTATATTGTTTTAATTTGTTAAACTTCAGTTATGTGGTCTTATCCACATCATGACCTTTTTTATCATACTTAAAAAACTtttttatatcaaatttaaataagttttatccttttgttctttatgatagaaattttgattttttctctgtttatttcttattttgctattgtatattcaatatttaatattattaacgTTGTCATGTGCTTTTTATTAGTTTACTTGTATTTAATATCCacttttatcacattcattttaatataatataaataataaataaaaattatttcaatagtCACTTTGACTCTATTGCTCATATTtttaaatatgatttttcttatcatattaaaaaaaagtcccatctcaaattcaaatatatcttattcttctattttctccattggaccacattttcaaaaatcgtcttatactttcaaacttaacctagcaatactcaattcaaatattaatcgtAAAAACTCTAATTGTTGCAGCAATATTTTCactattattttaagaaatatttatttatgtataaaatatttatttgtcCGAATTGTAAACATTAATATAACCTCATTATATAGTAATGTATATTGTTCGTATATAAGGCCAGATACAgagcttgtactaaataaaaaattattattccaacttaaaattaatgtgtaagatactaccataactgaattatagacaaaatttaattaaagatacctatagtAATATATATTGTTCACAAATACGGTCAGATACAAAGATtgtattaataaaaaattattattccaacttaaaattaatgtgtaatatataaaataaaaatttaattaattctttctcaaaaaaagaTACCGGCCATaatgaattatacacaaaattttaataaaagatacctatagtaatgtatattgcacccaaataaggtcagatacaaagcttgtactaaataaagaattactatttcaacttaaaattaatgtgtaagatacaagataaaaatttaattgattctttctcaaaaaggGATACCTACCATATCtaaattatacataaaattttaattaaagatgCCTACAGTAATGTATATTGTACCAAAATAAGGTCAGTTACAAAGCTtgatcaattaattaaaattcgtccctaccataattatacaaaaaaaatgttAACTAAATTATTCTACTAATAGAGATTTatatcataattaaaaaataattcttattgaactattacttccattaattatgtttccatttataatttaaatttttaatgttgtcttaaaaATTGCTAAGTGGCtttttttagcttgccacttggcttaacctcatgcttcactactctccttttaatataatatagatataaatatagatatagatacttcactactctccttttaatataatatagatatagatacaatCTAATTTTGCCAAAACTCAAACTGCTAGGAATTAGGAAGGCATTTTGCTAAAATTAAAAGCTAGATAAAATTTCTTAcacctttttatttttcaataactccACAAAAAGTCCTTGATAGAGCACTgaagttaaattattttattggaaaattaatttttatttttcctgctcttttatttctttccgtATTAAAGGTGTAGTTTGTGGGGTGAGGTGGAGACAGCTTTCTGCCACGCCACTGAACAGTTGGCCTTCAATAAttgaaattctaaaataattCGAAATTATTTTGTACTGAATTATTGCTATTCATTACTGGCATTTCTTAGGGGTGTCAATGTTGGCAATAATGTCTTTGCCAATGTACAGTAGTTGCGAAAATTCAATTTTTAGCCCACTGTTGATACTATTAAATTTGCAGGCGATTTGCACAGGGCCACAAAAGATTGACAAAATCAAACTATTCTCCACTTTAATTTTAGCCAATGTGCCTAAATGAACAAATTAAGCCAAAATACTTTCTACTCTACGATAAGAATTTATTATTATCACAAACGATTATAGGTCTTATGGCATGTTAGAACACTTCGACAATGATCCTTTTAGTGTGAATTTAAACTTTGGAAAATGTACGTTAATCTTTTTTGATGAGAATCTCTTCGTTCTCAAGTGAAATATAAGCACAAAGAATGATTGGGATTCCTCCATGATCCTAATTTACGCGAGTCCAGATTAATCGAACTAGTGAATTTAGCATATATGTAACAAAAATACATTGTAATATTAATTGAATAAATGAGTTTTACTAAAGAAAACAGTAAAATTGTAATTATACACAACCACCCTTTTGGAATAACAATAATGCTCGTTAAACCCATCGCTAACTCCCGCCCAACATCCCATTTTTCATAAATATAATCAACtcaagataattaaaaaaaaacaaaataaataacaaaGTATACATAATTcccaatcaaaaaagaaaaaaagaattccattcttcttctccaaatctccATCAGTTAATGGAAAATTAAAGATAATGAACTGAGGCTAATGGTTAATTAACCCCGGGCTCAATAATATGGAATGACTGGTGGTGGTGGAGATGCATAGGAGACTCCTACAATGGGTGGAAGTGGAACGTGTTCGTAACTTGGGGGTGGTGGTGATGGTGATGGCGGTGGAGGTGATGGTGGCGGCGGAGGCGGTGATGAGTAGTAGTAAGTGGGAGGGGGAGGTGATGATGATGGTGGCGGCGGTGAAGAGTAGGTGTAAGTAGGAGGTGGCGGCGGGGGGCTTTGAGTATATGATGGTGATGGATTATATGTAGGGGGTGGGGATGGTTTTGGTTGCCAGTGTGGGGTACTAGGTGGTGGGGTTGGTGGCTCGTTACAAGGTGGGGTAGGTGGGGCGGGATGTGATGGCTCTTGTGGAGGTGTGTGTCCAGCTGGTGGTGATGGAGTTGGAGTTGGAGGTTTTGGATGCTCGTAtactggtggtggtggtggtggtggtggtgaagATGGTGTCACATATACTGGTGGTGGTGGAGAGTGAGGCGTGTATGTTGGTGGCTCGTAATGtactggtggtggtggtggtgattGAGGTGTGTACGTTGGTGGCTCGTAATGTACTGGTGGCggtggaggtggtggtggtgATTGAGGTTTGTATGTTGGTGGCGCGTAATGTACTGGTGGCGGTGGAGGTGATGGTGATGGGTGATGATAGTATACCGGACTTGGTGGAGGTGGAGGAGGTGGAGCATGACGAGTTACAGGTGAAATTTTGTGGGTAGGAGGTGGTGGACTTCTGTGTTTATGCGACGGAGAACTACTGTAAACAGGTGGTGGTGGTGATGGCGGAGGAGTTGATTGAGGTGGCGGCGGAGAGCGCTTAAAATGGGAACCCGAAGATTTGGAAGAAGGTGGTGGTGGAGATTCAATTGGTGCAACAGGTCTTGAGGGTGTAGATGGCTTTGGTGCTGGTGGTTTGTTCTGAACTGGTGGTCTTTTTGGCTTAGGGGTTGGTTTTGGTCTTGGTTTTACTACAGGAGATATAGCAGAACGGCTAAAGCACTGAGATTTTCTACAATCATATGGTTTTGCATCATCAGAAGAGCATTCTTTAGCAGATCTTTGGTCTTCCTTTCCAGCAATGCAATTTTCTTCCCCGTCAATGACTCTACCAGATCTAGTTGCAGCACAAACCGGAGCTTCCcctttaaagtaattgaaagaaaatgtaaAGTTTTGCAACCTGGGGAGTTGACAAATACTAGCTGGTATAACACCAGTGAGCTTGTTGTGAGCCACATTAAGTTGCTCAACACTCCTCATTCTGCTCACTGTTGACGGCAATGGACCTTGAATCTTGTTAAAGCTCACATCAAAGACTGTTAATTTCTTCAGCATTCCAATCTCCATTGGCAAACAACTGGTTAGATTATCATTCATTAGTATAAGCTCGTTCAGACTGTTACCCATTTTCCCAATGCTCGCTGGGATACATCCTCCAAGATTGTTATTGGCAAACACAAGAACAGAAACAGGGGAGTTGCCCAAGTTctcaggaataccaaaacgaaaTCTATTATCATTAAGGAACAAAGCATCCAAATCTTTGTCGAAAAGTTTAGAAGGAACTGGCCCTTCAAAATCATTAAACCTTAGATCCAAGAACTTTAATGAAGGTAGAGAAAGAACCACTTTAGGAAATCCACCAACAAACCTATTGTTGCTCAAATCAAGCTCCCTAAGAAGCTTCAAATGGCTAAAGGTTTTAGGTACGATACCACAAAAACGATTCGAGTTGAGGTGGAAAAGAACTAGATCTGTTAGAAGACCAAGTTCTGGAACTAAATAACCAGCAATATCAGCATGGTTAAGATCAATGCCAGCTACAACTCTAATAGAATCATTAGTTAAAGATTGTGCACAAAACACTCCACCATAGGAACAAACATTTGGTCCTGTCCAATTTGCTGTGAAGTTAAAAGGGTCAGAAAACATGGCTGCTTTCCATGTTTGTAACGCAATATATGCAACACGAAGCTTTGGGTTTTCGAAAATCAACTTGTCCGCGTCGCCCTTGATATCATCAAGATCAATATCTCCTTCTTGTCCATAGATCTGAAATGACAAAAGGGAAATAACAAGGAAGGAAATGAACAAAGAATGAAGGCGGCTAGGAGGCCGCATTGCTACTATTTTCTTGATATTGAATGGAGGAATCAAAGATGAAGAAAATGAAGGGAAAATATATGTATCATTCAGTGAGAAACCAAAACTATGTAATGTGAATGTGAATGTGAATGTGTTGTGTTTAGTTTCTTGTTTGTAAGTATTGAGAAGATGGGCATGTGAATGAATGAattgatttgaattaaatagCAAAGTAGCCACCTCTATTTATTTCTTCACAGCTCTTTGTGTTTAAGTTAGTACTTGGGGACACATTATAATTACATGCCAGCAAGTCTATTTAATTTTACCAATAAAACCTTGGTTTCAAATTTGAATTATTGACTTAATATTAAGATTCTTTTTTTGTTTATTCTACAAAAATTTCAATCTGCCAACTATAGTACTcgtttttgaaaggaaaaaaagggtCAAAGAAAACAATGACGGTGCCAGATTGGTGTGCAAGTACTCGCAAATTAAgttttattaaattttattaaGAGGGGCACCGATTTCGATGACAACGGCAGTTTAGtacttt harbors:
- the LOC107829315 gene encoding leucine-rich repeat extensin-like protein 7, whose protein sequence is MRPPSRLHSLFISFLVISLLSFQIYGQEGDIDLDDIKGDADKLIFENPKLRVAYIALQTWKAAMFSDPFNFTANWTGPNVCSYGGVFCAQSLTNDSIRVVAGIDLNHADIAGYLVPELGLLTDLVLFHLNSNRFCGIVPKTFSHLKLLRELDLSNNRFVGGFPKVVLSLPSLKFLDLRFNDFEGPVPSKLFDKDLDALFLNDNRFRFGIPENLGNSPVSVLVFANNNLGGCIPASIGKMGNSLNELILMNDNLTSCLPMEIGMLKKLTVFDVSFNKIQGPLPSTVSRMRSVEQLNVAHNKLTGVIPASICQLPRLQNFTFSFNYFKGEAPVCAATRSGRVIDGEENCIAGKEDQRSAKECSSDDAKPYDCRKSQCFSRSAISPVVKPRPKPTPKPKRPPVQNKPPAPKPSTPSRPVAPIESPPPPSSKSSGSHFKRSPPPPQSTPPPSPPPPVYSSSPSHKHRSPPPPTHKISPVTRHAPPPPPPPSPVYYHHPSPSPPPPPVHYAPPTYKPQSPPPPPPPPVHYEPPTYTPQSPPPPPVHYEPPTYTPHSPPPPVYVTPSSPPPPPPPPVYEHPKPPTPTPSPPAGHTPPQEPSHPAPPTPPCNEPPTPPPSTPHWQPKPSPPPTYNPSPSYTQSPPPPPPTYTYSSPPPPSSSPPPPTYYYSSPPPPPPSPPPPSPSPPPPSYEHVPLPPIVGVSYASPPPPVIPYY